One genomic segment of Nonomuraea coxensis DSM 45129 includes these proteins:
- a CDS encoding ABC transporter ATP-binding protein, with protein MGVEVVVEGLTKSFGRQVIWEDVSFTLPAGQISVLLGPSGTGKSVFLKTLVGLLRPDRGHIWIDGHDLANCPERKLYELRRLFGVLFQDGALFGSLNLYDNIAFPLREHTKKSESQIRDIVMEKIELVGLRGAEGKLPGEISGGMRKRAGLARALVLEPEIILFDEPDSGLDPVRTALLNQLIVDLNAEVEATFLIVTHDINTARTVPDSIGMLFRRELVMFGPREMLLSSDEPVVRQFLNARRHGPIGMSEEKDLSELEAEAQLGHDPGVLPPIPPQLMPTGNRVRRTQQPPGAWLAANGVIPPQGSFVDERGRNWLEEYPRLVNAHLHGVQ; from the coding sequence GTGGGCGTCGAGGTCGTCGTGGAAGGGCTCACCAAGTCGTTCGGGCGCCAGGTCATCTGGGAGGACGTCTCCTTCACCCTCCCGGCCGGGCAGATCTCCGTGCTGCTCGGCCCGTCCGGCACCGGCAAGTCGGTCTTCCTCAAGACGCTGGTCGGCCTGCTCAGGCCCGACCGCGGCCACATCTGGATCGACGGCCACGACCTGGCCAACTGTCCCGAGCGCAAGCTCTACGAGCTGCGACGGCTGTTCGGGGTGCTCTTCCAGGACGGCGCGCTGTTCGGCTCGCTCAACCTCTACGACAACATCGCCTTCCCGCTCCGCGAGCACACGAAGAAGAGCGAGTCGCAGATCCGCGACATCGTCATGGAGAAGATCGAGCTGGTCGGCCTGCGGGGTGCGGAGGGCAAGCTGCCGGGCGAGATCTCCGGCGGCATGCGCAAGCGGGCCGGGCTGGCCAGGGCGCTCGTGCTGGAGCCCGAGATCATCCTGTTCGACGAGCCGGACTCCGGTCTCGACCCCGTACGCACCGCGCTGCTCAACCAGCTCATCGTGGACCTCAACGCGGAGGTCGAGGCCACGTTCCTGATCGTGACGCACGACATCAACACCGCCCGTACCGTCCCGGACAGCATCGGGATGCTCTTCCGGCGCGAACTGGTGATGTTCGGTCCGCGCGAGATGCTGCTGTCGAGCGACGAGCCGGTGGTGCGGCAGTTCCTCAACGCCCGGCGGCACGGCCCCATCGGCATGTCCGAGGAGAAGGACCTGTCCGAGCTCGAGGCCGAGGCTCAGCTCGGGCACGACCCCGGCGTGCTGCCGCCGATCCCGCCGCAGCTCATGCCGACCGGCAACCGTGTCCGCCGCACCCAGCAGCCGCCCGGAGCGTGGCTGGCGGCGAACGGCGTGATCCCGCCGCAGGGCTCGTTCGTGGACGAGCGCGGGCGCAACTGGCTGGAGGAGTACCCCCGTCTGGTCAACGCCCACCTGCACGGCGTCCAGTAG
- the rpoB gene encoding DNA-directed RNA polymerase subunit beta — protein MAASRNASAVPAGPRRVSFARIQEPLEVPDLLALQTESFDWLLGNDKWKARVEAARQAGRRDVPTQSGLEEIFEEISPIEDFSGTMSLSFRDHRFEPPKYSVDECKDKDMTYSAPMFVTAEFINNTTGEIKSQTVFMGDFPLMTPKGTFIINGTERVVVSQLVRSPGVYFERTVDKTSDKDLYGCKVIPSRGAWLEFEIDKRDSVGVRIDRKRKQAVTVLLKALGWTNDQILERFGQYESMRATLEKDHTAGQDDALLDIYRKLRPGEPPTKESAQTLLENLYFNAKRYDLAKVGRYKINKKLGVDAEITQGTLTEEDIVATIEYIVRLHAGEESMPGANGEVIVEVDDIDHFGNRRLRSVGELIQNQVRLGLARMERVVRERMTTQDVEAITPQTLINIRPVVASIKEFFGTSQLSQFMDQTNPLAGLTHKRRLSALGPGGLSRERAGFEVRDVHPSHYGRMCPIETPEGPNIGLIGSLASYGRINAFGFVETPYRKVVDGKVTEQIDYLTADEEDRYVKAQANTALNPDGSFAESRVLVRTKGGETELARAEEVDYIDVSPRQMVSVATAMIPFLEHDDANRALMGSNMQRQSVPLLKSEAPLVGTGMEYRAATDAGDVISAEKAGVVEEVSADYVTVMNDDGTRTTYRVAKFKRSNQGTSFNQKPIVAEGDRVEVNQVIADGPCTDKGEMALGKNLLVAFMPWEGHNYEDAIILSQRLVQDDVLSSIHIEEHEVDARDTKLGPEEITRDIPNVSEEVLADLDERGIIRIGAEVVPGDILVGKVTPKGETELTPEERLLRAIFGEKAREVRDTSLKVPHGESGKVIGVRVFSREEGDELPPGVNELVRVYVAQKRKITDGDKLAGRHGNKGVISKILPVEDMPFLEDGTPVDIILNPLGVPGRMNVGQVLETHLGWIAARGWDISGVEEAWAERLRDKGFGQVEPRTNVATPVFDGAHEEEIVGLLQNTVPNRDGQRMVQPSGKAQLFDGRSGEPFPYPISVGYIYILKLLHLVDDKIHARSTGPYSMITQQPLGGKAQFGGQRFGEMEVWALEAYGAAYALQELLTIKSDDVLGRVKVYEAIVKGENIPEPGIPESFKVLIKEMQSLCLNVEVLSSDGMSIEMRDTDEDVFRAAEELGIDLSRREPSSVEEV, from the coding sequence TTGGCAGCCTCGCGCAACGCCTCCGCCGTACCCGCTGGTCCCCGTCGCGTGTCTTTCGCGCGTATCCAGGAGCCGCTCGAAGTTCCTGACCTTCTGGCCCTGCAGACCGAGTCTTTCGACTGGCTGCTCGGCAACGACAAGTGGAAGGCCCGGGTAGAGGCGGCTCGTCAGGCCGGGCGCAGGGACGTCCCGACCCAGTCGGGCCTCGAAGAGATCTTCGAAGAGATCAGTCCGATCGAGGACTTCTCGGGGACCATGTCCTTGTCGTTCCGCGATCACCGGTTCGAGCCGCCGAAGTACTCCGTAGACGAGTGCAAAGACAAGGACATGACCTACTCCGCCCCGATGTTCGTCACGGCGGAGTTCATCAATAACACCACCGGTGAGATCAAGAGCCAGACGGTGTTCATGGGGGATTTCCCGCTCATGACGCCGAAGGGCACGTTCATCATCAACGGCACCGAGCGTGTCGTGGTCTCGCAGCTGGTCCGTTCACCTGGCGTGTACTTCGAGCGCACGGTGGACAAGACCTCCGACAAGGATCTGTACGGGTGCAAGGTGATCCCGTCGCGGGGGGCCTGGCTGGAGTTCGAGATCGACAAGCGTGACAGTGTCGGGGTGCGCATCGATCGTAAGCGCAAGCAGGCCGTGACGGTGCTGTTGAAGGCGCTGGGCTGGACGAACGACCAGATTCTGGAGCGGTTCGGTCAGTACGAGTCGATGCGGGCGACGCTGGAGAAGGATCATACGGCGGGTCAGGATGACGCGCTGCTGGACATCTACCGCAAGCTGCGGCCGGGTGAGCCGCCGACCAAGGAGTCGGCGCAGACGTTGCTGGAGAATCTGTACTTCAACGCCAAGCGGTACGACCTGGCGAAGGTGGGCCGCTACAAGATCAACAAGAAGCTCGGGGTGGATGCGGAGATCACGCAGGGCACCCTGACCGAAGAGGACATCGTCGCCACGATCGAGTACATCGTCCGGCTGCACGCGGGCGAGGAGTCGATGCCGGGCGCCAACGGTGAGGTGATCGTCGAGGTCGACGACATCGACCACTTCGGCAACCGCCGCCTGCGCAGCGTCGGCGAGCTGATCCAGAACCAGGTCCGGCTGGGCCTGGCCCGCATGGAGCGGGTGGTCCGCGAGCGGATGACGACCCAGGACGTCGAGGCGATCACGCCGCAGACCCTGATCAACATCCGCCCGGTCGTGGCGTCGATCAAGGAGTTCTTCGGCACCTCCCAGCTGTCGCAGTTCATGGACCAGACCAACCCGCTCGCCGGTCTGACGCACAAGCGGCGTCTGTCCGCGCTGGGCCCCGGTGGTCTGTCCCGTGAGCGGGCCGGCTTCGAGGTCCGTGACGTGCACCCGTCCCACTACGGCCGGATGTGCCCGATCGAGACCCCTGAAGGCCCCAACATCGGCCTGATCGGCTCGCTGGCCTCCTACGGCCGCATCAACGCCTTCGGCTTCGTCGAGACGCCCTACCGCAAGGTCGTCGACGGCAAGGTGACCGAGCAGATCGACTATCTGACCGCCGACGAGGAGGACAGATACGTCAAGGCGCAGGCCAACACGGCGCTCAACCCCGACGGCTCGTTCGCCGAGTCCCGCGTCCTGGTCCGCACCAAGGGTGGTGAGACCGAGCTCGCCCGCGCCGAGGAGGTCGACTACATCGACGTGTCGCCGCGCCAGATGGTGTCGGTGGCCACGGCGATGATCCCGTTCCTCGAGCACGACGACGCCAACCGCGCGCTCATGGGCTCCAACATGCAGCGCCAGTCGGTGCCGCTGCTCAAGAGCGAGGCGCCGCTGGTCGGCACCGGCATGGAATACCGTGCCGCGACCGACGCCGGCGACGTCATCAGCGCCGAGAAGGCCGGTGTGGTGGAGGAGGTCTCCGCCGACTACGTCACCGTCATGAACGACGACGGCACGCGGACCACCTACCGCGTCGCCAAGTTCAAGCGCTCCAACCAGGGCACCAGTTTCAACCAGAAGCCCATCGTCGCCGAGGGCGACCGGGTGGAGGTCAACCAGGTCATCGCCGACGGCCCCTGCACCGACAAGGGCGAGATGGCGCTGGGCAAGAACCTCCTGGTGGCGTTCATGCCGTGGGAGGGTCACAACTACGAGGACGCGATCATCCTGTCCCAGCGCCTGGTGCAGGACGACGTGCTGTCGTCGATTCACATCGAGGAGCACGAGGTCGACGCCCGCGACACCAAGCTGGGCCCCGAGGAGATCACCCGGGACATCCCGAACGTCTCCGAGGAGGTGCTGGCCGACCTCGACGAGCGCGGCATCATCCGCATCGGCGCCGAGGTCGTCCCCGGCGACATCCTGGTCGGCAAGGTCACCCCGAAGGGCGAGACCGAGCTGACCCCGGAGGAGCGGCTGCTGCGCGCGATCTTCGGCGAGAAGGCCCGCGAGGTGCGCGACACCTCGCTGAAGGTGCCGCACGGCGAGTCCGGCAAGGTCATCGGCGTCCGGGTGTTCTCCCGCGAGGAGGGCGACGAGCTTCCTCCGGGCGTCAACGAGCTGGTCCGCGTCTACGTCGCGCAGAAGCGCAAGATCACCGACGGCGACAAGCTGGCCGGCCGGCACGGCAACAAGGGCGTCATCTCCAAGATCCTGCCGGTCGAGGACATGCCGTTCCTGGAGGACGGCACCCCGGTCGACATCATCCTCAACCCGCTGGGCGTCCCCGGCCGCATGAACGTCGGCCAGGTACTGGAGACCCACCTCGGGTGGATCGCCGCCCGCGGCTGGGACATCTCGGGCGTCGAGGAGGCGTGGGCCGAGCGGCTGCGCGACAAGGGCTTCGGCCAGGTCGAGCCGCGCACCAACGTCGCCACCCCGGTCTTCGACGGCGCGCACGAGGAGGAGATCGTCGGTCTGCTCCAGAACACCGTGCCCAACCGCGACGGCCAGCGGATGGTCCAGCCCTCCGGCAAGGCCCAGCTCTTCGACGGCCGCTCCGGCGAGCCGTTCCCGTACCCGATCTCGGTCGGCTACATCTACATCCTCAAGCTGCTCCACCTGGTCGACGACAAGATCCACGCTCGCTCGACCGGTCCCTACTCCATGATCACCCAGCAGCCGCTCGGCGGTAAGGCCCAGTTCGGTGGCCAGCGCTTCGGTGAGATGGAGGTGTGGGCGCTGGAGGCGTACGGCGCCGCCTACGCCCTGCAGGAGCTCCTGACCATCAAGTCCGACGACGTCCTCGGCCGCGTGAAGGTCTACGAGGCCATCGTCAAGGGCGAGAACATTCCCGAGCCCGGCATCCCGGAGTCCTTCAAGGTCCTCATCAAGGAGATGCAGTCGCTGTGCCTCAACGTCGAGGTGCTCTCCAGCGACGGCATGTCCATCGAGATGCGAGACACCGACGAGGACGTCTTCCGCGCCGCGGAGGAGCTCGGCATCGATCTGTCCCGGCGTGAGCCGAGCAGCGTGGAAGAAGTCTGA
- a CDS encoding DNA-directed RNA polymerase subunit beta', which translates to MLDVNFFDELRIGLATADDIRQWSHGEVKKPETINYRTLKPEKDGLFCEKIFGPTRDWECYCGKYKRVRFKGIICERCGVEVTRAKVRRERMGHIELAAPVTHIWYFKGVPSRLGYLLDLAPKDLEKVIYFAAYMITHVDTEMRERDLPSLEAKISVERQHIEQRRDADVESRQKKLETDLAELEAAGAKGDQRRKVREGAEREMRQLRDRAQRELDRLEEVWSRFKNLKVQDLEGDELLYREMRDRFGRYFKGGMGAQAIQDRLIGFDLDAEAENLRETIRSGKGQKKARALKRLKVVSAFLNTTNSPRGMVLDCIPVIPPDLRPMVQLDGGRFATSDLNDLYRRVINRNNRLKRLLDLGAPEIIVNNEKRMLQEAVDALFDNGRRGRPVTGPGNRPLKSLSDMLKGKQGRFRQNLLGKRVDYSGRSVIVVGPQLKLHQCGLPKQMALELFKPFVMKRLVDLNHAQNIKSAKRMVERARPVVWDVLEEVITEHPVLLNRAPTLHRLGIQAFEPQLVEGKAIQIHPLVCTAFNADFDGDQMAVHLPLSAEAQAEARILMLSTNNILKPADGKPVTMPTQDMVIGLYWLTTMKEGAKGEGRVFGSVAEAQMAFDRRELDIQAKIQIRLKDVLPPRAWVAPEGWEQGDPVRLETTFGRCLFNQTLPMSYPFVDFQVGKKQLSQIVNELAETYPKIEVAASLDALKDAGFRWATRSGVTISIEDVVAPPNKTDIMENYERRADKVQREYERGLITDEERRQELIEIWTHATADVETDMVNAFPATNPVWMMVNSGARGNKMQVRQIAGIRGLVSNTKGETIPRPIKASFREGLSVLEYFISTHGQRKGLADTALRTADSGYLTRRLVDVAQDVIVREIDCGTDRAVPLHVGDRDASGNLVKAENAESNVHGRILAEDVEVDGKVIVPAGVDINDTHVTKLVEAGVETVRTRSALVCEAKIGVCATCYGRSLATGKLVDVGEAVGIIAAQSIGEPGTQLTMRTFHTGGVAGADITHGLPRVTELFEARIPKGVAPISEAEGRARIDETDKTRKIVITPDDGSEEIAYPVSMRSRLLVQDGQRVSVGTQLVAGAVNPNEVLRILGPRAVQLHLVAEVQQVYRSQGVSIHDKHIEIIVRQMLKRVNVLESGDTDLLPGELVERPRFEQMNRETVAEGGTPAAGRPVLMGITKASLATESWLSAASFQETTRVLTDAAIHAKSDSLLGLKENVIIGKLIPAGTGMPQYRNIRVEPTEEAKAAMYTVGGYDGSAADYTFGTGSGEAVPLEEYDFGQYNR; encoded by the coding sequence ATGCTGGACGTCAACTTCTTCGACGAGCTTCGGATCGGGCTGGCGACGGCCGACGACATCCGTCAGTGGTCGCACGGCGAGGTCAAGAAGCCGGAGACCATCAACTACCGCACCCTCAAGCCGGAGAAGGACGGGCTCTTCTGCGAGAAGATCTTCGGTCCGACCCGCGACTGGGAGTGCTACTGCGGCAAGTACAAGCGCGTCCGCTTCAAGGGCATCATCTGTGAGCGCTGCGGCGTCGAGGTGACCCGGGCCAAGGTGCGCCGTGAGCGGATGGGCCACATCGAGCTGGCCGCGCCGGTCACGCACATCTGGTACTTCAAGGGCGTTCCCTCGCGTCTCGGCTACCTGCTCGACCTGGCCCCGAAGGACCTGGAGAAGGTCATCTACTTCGCGGCCTACATGATCACGCATGTCGACACCGAGATGCGTGAGCGTGACCTGCCCTCGCTGGAGGCGAAGATCTCCGTCGAGCGGCAGCACATCGAGCAGCGCCGCGACGCCGACGTCGAGTCCCGGCAGAAGAAGCTCGAGACCGACCTGGCCGAGCTGGAGGCCGCCGGCGCCAAGGGCGACCAGCGCCGCAAGGTCCGTGAGGGCGCCGAGCGCGAGATGCGTCAGCTCCGTGACCGGGCCCAGCGCGAGCTGGACCGCCTGGAGGAGGTCTGGAGCCGCTTCAAGAACCTCAAGGTCCAGGACCTCGAGGGCGACGAGCTGCTCTACCGCGAGATGCGTGACCGCTTCGGCCGCTACTTCAAGGGCGGCATGGGCGCGCAGGCCATCCAGGACCGGCTGATCGGCTTCGACCTCGACGCCGAGGCCGAGAACCTCCGCGAGACGATCCGCAGCGGCAAGGGCCAGAAGAAGGCCCGCGCGCTCAAGCGGCTCAAGGTGGTGTCGGCGTTCCTCAACACCACCAACTCGCCGCGCGGCATGGTGCTCGACTGCATCCCGGTGATCCCGCCGGACCTGCGCCCGATGGTGCAGCTCGACGGTGGCCGCTTCGCGACCTCCGACCTCAACGACCTGTACCGCCGGGTCATCAACAGGAACAACCGCCTCAAGCGGCTTCTCGACCTCGGCGCGCCCGAGATCATCGTGAACAACGAGAAGCGGATGCTCCAGGAGGCCGTGGACGCGCTGTTCGACAACGGCCGGCGCGGCCGTCCGGTCACCGGTCCCGGCAACCGTCCGCTCAAGTCCCTCAGCGACATGCTCAAGGGCAAGCAGGGCCGCTTCCGCCAGAACCTGCTGGGCAAGCGCGTCGACTACTCCGGCCGTTCGGTCATCGTCGTCGGCCCGCAGCTCAAGCTGCACCAGTGCGGCCTGCCCAAGCAGATGGCGCTGGAGCTGTTCAAGCCGTTCGTGATGAAGCGGCTGGTCGATCTCAACCACGCCCAGAACATCAAGTCGGCCAAGCGGATGGTCGAGCGCGCCCGCCCGGTGGTGTGGGACGTCCTCGAAGAGGTCATCACCGAGCACCCCGTGCTGCTCAACCGCGCTCCGACGCTCCACCGCCTGGGCATCCAGGCGTTCGAGCCGCAGCTGGTCGAGGGCAAGGCCATCCAGATCCACCCGCTCGTCTGCACCGCGTTCAACGCGGACTTCGACGGCGACCAGATGGCCGTGCACCTGCCGCTGTCGGCCGAGGCCCAGGCCGAGGCGCGCATCCTGATGCTCTCGACCAACAACATCCTCAAGCCGGCCGACGGCAAGCCCGTCACCATGCCGACCCAGGACATGGTCATCGGCCTCTACTGGCTGACGACCATGAAGGAAGGCGCGAAGGGCGAGGGCCGCGTGTTCGGCTCGGTGGCCGAGGCGCAGATGGCCTTCGACCGCCGCGAGCTGGACATCCAGGCCAAGATCCAGATCCGGCTCAAGGACGTCCTGCCGCCGCGCGCCTGGGTTGCTCCCGAGGGCTGGGAGCAGGGCGACCCGGTCCGGCTGGAGACCACGTTCGGGCGGTGCCTGTTCAACCAGACGCTGCCGATGAGCTACCCGTTCGTCGACTTCCAGGTCGGCAAGAAGCAGCTGTCCCAGATCGTGAACGAGCTGGCGGAGACCTATCCGAAGATCGAGGTCGCCGCTTCGCTCGACGCGCTCAAGGACGCCGGCTTCCGGTGGGCGACGCGCTCCGGCGTCACGATCTCGATCGAGGACGTCGTCGCGCCGCCGAACAAGACCGACATCATGGAGAACTACGAGCGCCGGGCCGACAAGGTCCAGCGCGAGTACGAGCGCGGTCTGATCACCGACGAGGAGCGCCGTCAGGAGCTCATCGAGATCTGGACGCACGCGACGGCCGACGTCGAGACCGACATGGTCAACGCCTTCCCGGCGACCAACCCGGTCTGGATGATGGTCAACTCCGGCGCCCGTGGCAACAAGATGCAGGTCCGGCAGATCGCGGGCATCCGCGGCCTGGTGTCCAACACCAAGGGCGAGACGATCCCGCGGCCGATCAAGGCCTCGTTCCGCGAGGGCCTGTCGGTGCTGGAGTACTTCATCTCGACCCACGGTCAGCGGAAGGGTCTGGCCGACACCGCGCTGCGCACCGCCGACTCGGGCTACCTGACCCGTCGTCTGGTGGACGTCGCGCAGGACGTCATCGTGCGCGAGATCGACTGCGGCACCGACCGCGCGGTCCCGCTGCACGTCGGCGACCGTGACGCCTCCGGCAACCTGGTCAAGGCGGAGAACGCCGAGTCCAACGTGCACGGCCGCATCCTGGCCGAGGACGTCGAGGTCGACGGCAAGGTCATCGTCCCTGCGGGTGTCGACATCAACGACACGCACGTCACGAAGCTGGTCGAGGCCGGCGTCGAGACCGTGCGCACCCGCAGCGCGCTGGTGTGCGAGGCGAAGATCGGTGTCTGCGCCACCTGCTACGGCCGCTCGCTGGCGACCGGCAAGCTCGTGGACGTCGGCGAGGCGGTCGGCATCATCGCCGCCCAGTCGATCGGTGAGCCCGGCACGCAGCTGACGATGCGGACCTTCCACACCGGTGGTGTGGCGGGCGCCGACATCACCCACGGTCTGCCCCGTGTCACGGAGCTGTTCGAGGCGCGCATCCCCAAGGGTGTCGCCCCGATCTCCGAGGCCGAGGGCCGGGCCAGGATCGACGAGACCGACAAGACCAGGAAGATCGTCATCACTCCGGACGACGGTTCGGAGGAGATCGCCTACCCGGTCTCGATGCGTTCGCGCCTGCTCGTGCAGGATGGGCAGCGCGTCTCGGTCGGCACCCAGCTCGTGGCAGGTGCGGTCAACCCCAACGAGGTGCTGCGCATTCTCGGCCCGCGGGCCGTGCAGCTGCACCTGGTGGCGGAGGTCCAGCAGGTCTACCGCTCGCAGGGTGTGTCGATCCACGACAAGCACATCGAGATCATCGTCAGGCAGATGCTCAAGCGGGTCAACGTCCTGGAGTCCGGCGACACCGACCTGCTGCCCGGCGAGCTCGTCGAGCGGCCGAGGTTCGAGCAGATGAACCGCGAGACGGTGGCCGAGGGCGGCACCCCGGCCGCGGGCCGTCCGGTGCTCATGGGCATCACCAAGGCGTCGCTGGCCACCGAGTCGTGGCTGTCGGCGGCCTCCTTCCAGGAGACCACCAGGGTCCTGACGGACGCGGCGATCCACGCCAAGTCCGACTCGCTCCTGGGCCTGAAGGAGAACGTCATCATCGGTAAGCTCATCCCGGCCGGCACGGGCATGCCCCAATACCGCAACATCCGGGTGGAGCCGACCGAGGAGGCCAAGGCGGCCATGTACACCGTCGGCGGTTACGACGGCTCGGCGGCCGACTACACCTTCGGCACCGGCAGCGGCGAGGCCGTGCCGCTGGAGGAGTACGACTTCGGCCAGTACAACCGGTAA
- the rpsL gene encoding 30S ribosomal protein S12 — MPTIQQLVRKGRQDKVSKTKTPALKGSPQRRGVCQRVYTTTPKKPNSALRKVARVRLTNGIEVTAYIPGVGHNLQEHSIVLVRGGRVKDLPGVRYKIIRGSLDTQGVRNRKQARSRYGAKKEKS; from the coding sequence GTGCCCACTATTCAGCAGTTGGTCCGCAAGGGCCGGCAGGACAAGGTCTCCAAGACCAAGACTCCTGCCCTCAAGGGGAGTCCCCAGCGGCGCGGCGTCTGCCAGCGCGTCTACACCACGACTCCGAAGAAGCCCAACTCGGCACTGCGCAAGGTGGCCCGTGTTCGGCTCACGAACGGCATCGAGGTCACGGCTTACATCCCCGGTGTGGGTCACAACCTTCAGGAGCACTCCATCGTGCTCGTGCGTGGCGGTCGTGTGAAGGACCTGCCTGGTGTTCGCTACAAGATCATCCGCGGTTCGCTCGACACCCAGGGTGTCCGCAACCGCAAGCAGGCCCGCAGCCGCTACGGCGCGAAGAAGGAGAAGAGCTAA
- the rpsG gene encoding 30S ribosomal protein S7, whose protein sequence is MPRKGSPGRRQLMADPVYSSPLVTALINKVLLDGKRSIAQSIVYGALEGCREKTGNDPVVTLKRALDNVKPTLEVRSRRVGGATYQVPVEVRAARSTTLALRWLVQYSRARREKTMTERLMNELLDASNGLGASVKKREDTHKMAESNKAFAHYRW, encoded by the coding sequence ATGCCTCGTAAGGGTTCTCCTGGCCGTCGTCAGCTCATGGCCGACCCGGTCTACAGCTCGCCCCTGGTCACCGCGCTGATCAACAAGGTCCTCCTTGACGGCAAGCGCTCCATCGCCCAGTCGATCGTGTACGGCGCTCTTGAGGGCTGCAGGGAGAAGACGGGCAACGACCCGGTCGTCACCCTGAAGCGCGCGCTCGACAACGTCAAGCCCACCCTCGAGGTCCGCAGCCGCCGTGTCGGTGGCGCGACCTACCAGGTGCCGGTCGAGGTGCGCGCCGCGCGCAGCACCACCCTGGCCCTGCGCTGGCTGGTGCAGTACTCCCGCGCCCGCCGCGAGAAGACCATGACCGAGCGCCTCATGAACGAGCTCCTCGACGCCAGCAACGGCCTCGGGGCGAGCGTCAAGAAGCGTGAGGACACCCACAAGATGGCCGAGTCCAACAAGGCCTTCGCCCACTACCGCTGGTAA